From Capra hircus breed San Clemente chromosome 12, ASM170441v1, whole genome shotgun sequence, a single genomic window includes:
- the CCNA1 gene encoding cyclin-A1 — protein MHLSSSKSGVVLAPVSRGPEACQMITRGQFGQDPLQRTVLGVLTENGQYRRTCGQGLTTLRCFSGSENAFPPAGKKALSDSRVQAPAKQGFDIYMDEPEQGDRDSCPGRKGMALEDAYEVDTSALKSDLHFLLDFNTVSPMLVDSSLHSQSEDASDFGTDVINVTEYAEEIHHYLREAEIRHRPKAHYMRKQPDITESMRTILVDWLAEVGEEYKLRAETLYLAVNFLDRFLSCMSVLRGKLQLVGTAAILLASKYEEIYPPEVDEFVYITDDTYTKRQLLRMEHLLLKVLAFDLTVPTTNQFLLQYLRRQGVCIRTENLAKYVAELSLLEADPFLKYLPSLIAAAAYCLANYTVNRHFWPETLATFTGYSLSEIVPCLSELHKTCLSIPHRPQQAIREKYKASK, from the exons ATGCATCTCAGCAGCTCCAAGAGTGGAGTAGTGCTGGCTCCAGTGTCCCGAGGTCCTGAGGCCTGTCAGATGATAACCAGAGGCCAGTTCGGCCAGGATCCGCTACAAAGAACAGTACTAGGAGTGCTAACTGAGAATGGGCAGTACAGGAGGACCTGTGGCCAG GGGCTCACCACACTCAGGTGTTTCTCTGGATCAGAAAATGCCTTCCCTCCAGCTGGAAAGAAAGCGCTGTCGGACAGTAGAGTTCAGGCACCTGCCAAGCAAGGATTTGACATCTACATGGATGAGCCTGAACAGGGGGACAGAGATAGCTGCCCAGGGCGAAAGGGGATGGCATTAGAGGATGCGTATGAAGTAGACACCAGCGCACTCAAGTCAGACCTTCACTTCCTGTTGGATTTTAACACAG TTTCCCCTATGCTGGTAGATTCATCTCTCCACTCCCAGTCTGAAGATGCATCAGATTTTGGTACAGATGTGATAAATGTGACTGAATATGCTGAAGAAATTCATCATTACCTTAGAGAAGCCGAA ATAAGACACAGGCCCAAGGCACACTACATGAGGAAACAACCAGACATCACAGAAAGCATGCGGACCATTCTGGTGGATTGGCTGGCTGAGGTCGGAGAGGAGTACAAGCTCCGCGCAGAGACCCTCTACCTCGCTGTCAACTTCCTGGACAGGTTTCTTTCCTGCATGTCTGTTCTTAGAGGGAAATTACAGCTTGTAGGAACAGCAGCTATTCTCCTTGCTTC gaaatatgaagaaatatatcCACCCGAAGTAGATGAGTTTGTCTACATAACCGATGACACCTACACAAAACGACAACTGCTGAGAATGGAACACTTGCTCCTGAAGGTCCTGGCTTTTGATCTGACAGTGCCAACTACCAACCAGTTCCTCCTTCAGTACTTAAGGAGGCAAGGAGTGTGCATCAGGACTGAGAACCTGGCCAAG TACGTAGCAGAACTGAGTCTCCTTGAAGCTGACCCGTTCTTGAAATACCTTCCTTCACTGATAGCTGCAGCCGCTTATTGCCTGGCAAACTATACTGTGAACAGGCACTTCTGG CCAGAAACCCTCGCCACATTTACAGGCTATTCATTAAGTGAAATCGTGCCTTGCCTGAGTGAGCTACATAAAACATGCCTCAGTATACCCCATCGACCTCAGCAAGCAATCAGGGAGAAGTACAAGGCTTCAAAGTAA